From Flavipsychrobacter sp., a single genomic window includes:
- a CDS encoding TraB/GumN family protein — translation MKSPIWFFTLLLFAFGFIYSFDTYSQEQEEQSLLWKISSPDLKAPSYLFGTIHMICKDDYVWTKEMQQSLAACKKVCFEMDLDDPSLMTSIAIGMIDASGKQLKDYFKKEDYQKLTDYIADSLGMDITMFQQMKPMALISLFSTQAVTCSTPLAYETEIMKTVSEKGVEIIGLEEAKEQLALFDQMPVDSVIAELLSVINNEGNSVEEYEEMVAAYKRQDINKLSSIIEASRIKGDQIAIFLDNRNIRWIERMTEMMEQSSVFFAVGAGHLVGPNGLITLLRQEGYTLTPIK, via the coding sequence ATGAAGTCACCAATATGGTTTTTCACTTTACTACTATTTGCCTTTGGCTTTATATATAGCTTTGATACTTATAGTCAAGAACAAGAAGAACAATCCTTGCTATGGAAAATAAGTAGCCCTGATCTTAAAGCTCCTTCCTATCTTTTTGGCACAATACATATGATCTGTAAAGATGATTATGTATGGACAAAAGAAATGCAACAAAGTCTTGCTGCTTGCAAGAAAGTATGTTTTGAAATGGATCTAGACGACCCAAGTCTAATGACATCCATTGCTATAGGAATGATAGATGCCAGCGGTAAACAACTAAAGGACTATTTTAAAAAAGAGGATTACCAAAAGCTAACAGATTACATTGCTGACAGTTTAGGTATGGACATTACAATGTTTCAGCAAATGAAACCCATGGCCTTAATATCTCTTTTTTCTACTCAAGCGGTAACATGCTCTACCCCTCTTGCCTATGAGACCGAGATCATGAAAACCGTGAGTGAGAAAGGAGTTGAAATAATAGGACTTGAGGAGGCTAAAGAACAACTAGCACTTTTTGACCAAATGCCGGTAGACTCTGTTATTGCAGAACTACTTTCTGTGATTAATAATGAGGGTAACTCAGTAGAAGAATATGAAGAAATGGTTGCTGCTTATAAAAGGCAGGACATCAACAAGCTGAGTAGCATCATAGAAGCATCTCGTATTAAAGGAGACCAGATAGCTATTTTTCTAGATAATAGAAATATAAGATGGATTGAACGTATGACAGAAATGATGGAACAAAGTTCTGTTTTCTTTGCTGTTGGCGCAGGGCACTTGGTAGGGCCTAATGGTTTAATAACCTTATTAAGGCAAGAAGGATATACACTTACACCTATAAAATAG
- a CDS encoding hybrid sensor histidine kinase/response regulator, with protein sequence MNTSKKKIKILYVDDEPNNLISFKASFRFDYTIYIANNVEEAKKHLEDHPDISVILSDQKMPDKTGVEFFEEIRSKYPNPIRILITGYADIESVIDAINKGHVFRYIKKPWIDVDVQTAIDEAHKFYITNSMLAIKNEELQKAYNELDKFAYSATHDMRGPILSVVGIIDLAKNAEDIEEMKEMVGMMENAMLKLDNYIQNLHDHYSIRRGELNITDIDFADVMKDMTDIYDINSKLKNVAFETKLEQDGGFRSDDISIKIILNNLLSNAFKYLKKTGDKHVSLSIEQKGPNATIKVVDNGIGIKESNLGEIFNMFFRASSDEIGSGFGLYNVKDALTKLNGKIDVTSKLDEGTTFTVTIPSK encoded by the coding sequence TTGAATACTAGCAAGAAAAAAATAAAGATATTATATGTAGATGATGAGCCTAATAACCTCATCAGTTTTAAAGCGTCCTTTAGGTTTGACTATACTATCTATATTGCTAATAATGTAGAGGAAGCTAAAAAGCATCTTGAAGACCATCCTGATATCAGCGTAATACTTAGTGACCAAAAAATGCCTGATAAGACAGGTGTTGAGTTTTTTGAAGAAATAAGGTCTAAATATCCTAATCCCATAAGGATACTAATTACAGGATACGCAGACATAGAGTCTGTAATAGATGCTATAAACAAAGGGCATGTATTTAGGTATATCAAAAAGCCTTGGATAGATGTTGATGTACAAACAGCGATAGACGAAGCTCATAAGTTTTACATCACCAACTCCATGTTGGCAATAAAGAATGAAGAGCTGCAAAAGGCTTATAATGAGTTAGACAAGTTTGCATATAGTGCCACTCATGACATGCGAGGCCCAATATTAAGTGTTGTGGGTATAATAGATCTAGCCAAAAATGCGGAGGATATAGAGGAGATGAAGGAAATGGTGGGCATGATGGAAAACGCAATGCTTAAGTTGGATAATTATATACAAAACTTACACGATCATTATAGTATAAGAAGAGGTGAGCTTAATATCACAGATATAGATTTTGCTGACGTAATGAAGGATATGACAGATATCTATGATATTAATAGCAAACTTAAAAATGTAGCCTTCGAGACAAAATTAGAACAGGATGGAGGTTTTAGATCTGATGATATATCCATAAAGATCATCTTGAACAATCTTTTGTCTAATGCTTTCAAGTATCTGAAGAAGACTGGCGATAAGCATGTGTCGCTTAGCATTGAGCAGAAAGGGCCTAATGCTACAATAAAAGTGGTAGACAATGGTATAGGTATTAAAGAAAGCAATTTAGGTGAGATCTTCAATATGTTTTTCCGAGCGTCTAGTGATGAAATAGGTTCAGGTTTTGGGCTTTATAACGTGAAAGATGCTTTGACAAAACTAAATGGGAAAATAGATGTGACTTCGAAACTGGATGAAGGAACAACTTTTACAGTAACAATACCAAGCAAATAA
- a CDS encoding response regulator — MSSENLNFIVVDDSKLDCFIAEKIIKNTGRVNTCNVFQQASDALAFINDKEADTTKHIVFVDIQMPVMNGFEFVEAFEALPEEKIKNHNIYMLSSSINENDIAKVKGYASVKRFLNKPLTNDTISTVLSEI; from the coding sequence ATGAGCAGCGAAAATCTAAACTTTATCGTAGTAGACGACAGTAAACTTGATTGTTTTATTGCCGAAAAAATTATTAAGAATACTGGCAGAGTAAATACATGCAATGTATTTCAGCAGGCGAGTGATGCATTGGCCTTTATCAATGATAAGGAAGCTGATACAACAAAGCATATTGTTTTTGTAGATATACAAATGCCGGTAATGAATGGGTTTGAGTTTGTGGAAGCTTTTGAGGCATTGCCAGAAGAAAAAATTAAGAATCATAATATTTACATGCTATCCTCTTCTATTAATGAAAATGATATAGCTAAAGTAAAAGGTTATGCTTCTGTAAAACGTTTTTTAAATAAGCCGCTCACAAACGACACTATCTCTACAGTATTAAGTGAAATATAA